One Alteromonas sp. KC3 DNA segment encodes these proteins:
- a CDS encoding ExbD/TolR family protein — protein MSLRLQRRIELQNTQGIDMSPLLDVVFILLIFFIVSTVFVKETGVEVDKPQAISAKQLEQNTIMLAITHDNRVVYDGANIGLTGVRTVIEQTLSSEPRPVVIQVDKSVRSELLVNVIDEAKLAGAQSVNIATLKQ, from the coding sequence TTGAGTCTTCGCCTTCAACGCCGAATTGAATTGCAGAATACGCAAGGTATTGATATGTCACCGCTCCTTGATGTGGTGTTTATTTTGCTGATCTTCTTTATTGTCTCAACCGTGTTTGTAAAAGAGACCGGTGTGGAAGTAGACAAACCGCAGGCTATTTCGGCAAAACAGCTAGAGCAAAATACCATTATGCTTGCTATAACCCACGACAACCGTGTGGTGTACGACGGCGCTAATATCGGGCTTACCGGTGTGCGTACCGTGATTGAGCAGACTCTAAGTAGTGAACCGCGCCCTGTGGTAATTCAAGTTGATAAATCGGTGCGCTCAGAATTACTGGTAAACGTTATCGACGAAGCCAAACTGGCGGGTGCACAGTCGGTCAATATTGCCACGTTAAAGCAGTAA
- a CDS encoding MotA/TolQ/ExbB proton channel family protein, with product MISQLIETPLCWVMVVTAWFTYQSIFISLGKQRRDSMDTQDSASNEMIPNVLVGALPLMGLLGTISGLQLSFTGMMSQGIDSQLVTKGIADALFTTQLGLVLAIPGWLLMALANRKRSPSLLQNRQGA from the coding sequence TTGATATCACAACTCATTGAAACCCCGTTGTGCTGGGTGATGGTGGTTACGGCCTGGTTTACCTATCAATCTATTTTTATTTCGTTGGGAAAGCAGAGACGAGACAGTATGGATACCCAAGACAGCGCGTCGAATGAAATGATACCCAATGTTCTTGTTGGTGCACTGCCTTTGATGGGGCTACTCGGCACCATCTCGGGGTTACAGTTAAGCTTTACAGGCATGATGTCACAAGGCATAGACAGTCAGTTGGTAACAAAAGGCATTGCGGATGCGTTGTTTACCACTCAGCTAGGTTTAGTGTTAGCCATTCCCGGCTGGTTACTTATGGCCCTTGCAAACCGTAAGCGGTCGCCTTCTCTTTTGCAAAATAGACAAGGAGCCTAG
- a CDS encoding MotA/TolQ/ExbB proton channel family protein translates to MRCLNLLVMLCLATYTLSGHATTAQSPNGEMLKKIEQAKVRLAQTESSISKARVSLSNTLNALEQEVIALREATSVARRKADEKTLGLVQLEERLARWQEQHVFQEDVLNRFLRQVKSEKAELKSMTLSEKVQSVLPIAKNYYDAQFPQFQAKSLVLSNGELVDAQLLTLGPVTWYLTHAPQMSGLATFQNSHWHTDTQFSSARTQQLFDLLNVDSGEVVFDPTLGRAATQSDSSESLHEHVIKGGLWVIPIVLFGILALSIALFKVVQLWRLPTVKPVTSAKALSSLLHQSSINHFSGMQRELIDIAQGARTPFERDDELFAKLQAFKYKLEKYNGAISITAAVAPLLGLLGTVSGMIETFRMMTAFGSSDPEIISGGIAKALVTTELGLVVAIPALILNAILSRKAKTYYDSLESFALVISSDSEEARAAS, encoded by the coding sequence ATGAGATGCCTCAACCTATTAGTCATGCTGTGTTTGGCAACCTATACATTATCAGGTCATGCAACAACTGCGCAGTCGCCTAATGGTGAAATGCTCAAAAAAATCGAGCAAGCCAAGGTTAGGTTGGCGCAGACAGAATCGAGTATTAGTAAGGCGCGTGTATCGTTGTCGAATACGCTTAACGCACTAGAGCAAGAGGTCATAGCGCTGAGAGAGGCAACGTCTGTAGCCCGTCGTAAGGCAGACGAAAAAACGCTGGGGCTTGTGCAATTGGAAGAGCGCCTTGCCCGATGGCAGGAGCAGCACGTATTTCAAGAAGATGTTCTCAATCGCTTTCTACGGCAGGTAAAAAGTGAGAAAGCGGAGCTGAAATCTATGACGCTTTCTGAAAAAGTACAGTCCGTTTTGCCGATAGCAAAAAACTATTATGATGCACAGTTTCCGCAGTTCCAAGCTAAGTCCTTGGTGCTATCAAATGGAGAGTTGGTCGATGCACAGTTGCTCACTTTAGGGCCTGTCACCTGGTATCTCACTCATGCGCCGCAAATGTCTGGCCTAGCGACATTTCAAAATTCACACTGGCATACTGACACACAGTTTAGTAGTGCACGCACACAACAGTTATTTGATTTGCTGAATGTTGATTCAGGGGAAGTTGTTTTTGACCCCACACTAGGGCGAGCCGCCACACAATCAGACAGCAGTGAAAGCTTGCACGAACACGTTATTAAAGGCGGGCTTTGGGTTATTCCCATTGTATTGTTCGGCATTCTTGCGCTGAGTATTGCACTATTTAAAGTCGTTCAATTATGGCGATTACCTACTGTTAAGCCCGTCACGTCAGCAAAAGCGCTGTCGTCGTTGCTACATCAATCTTCTATCAATCACTTTTCTGGAATGCAGCGCGAGCTTATCGATATCGCACAAGGCGCACGCACGCCTTTTGAGCGTGACGATGAACTCTTTGCTAAGTTACAGGCATTTAAGTACAAACTAGAGAAATACAATGGCGCCATTTCAATTACTGCGGCTGTCGCACCGTTACTTGGATTGTTAGGTACAGTGAGCGGCATGATAGAAACCTTTAGAATGATGACCGCATTTGGCTCGAGTGACCCCGAAATTATTTCAGGAGGAATCGCAAAAGCGCTAGTCACCACTGAGCTTGGATTAGTCGTTGCTATCCCCGCACTTATCCTCAATGCCATTTTATCTCGCAAAGCGAAAACGTATTACGATTCACTCGAGTCGTTCGCACTGGTGATTAGCAGCGACAGCGAAGAGGCGAGGGCTGCGTCTTGA
- a CDS encoding DUF3450 family protein — protein MLNRCYLFAMFVFASVPSFCLSASSLPEQVDSLTEQWLRIERQTRELENDWRQTEPTLKQRIALLQAEKAQLSEILSQSKQTGTDVEKKREALLAQQNTLEAEQHALEQTLAPLYSVLNSIYPTLPELIQQRWDSESEVLTSDATSSQQLQVALAQLSSLQTFNSAITVHESIMKTPDNKMVMMKQLYLGSQYAWFSNSDGQYQGWGSSLSGQWQWTFSASKDGQLDDILTAISIYEKQHQPDYVTLPLDLNRAEL, from the coding sequence ATGTTGAATCGTTGCTACCTGTTTGCAATGTTTGTTTTTGCTTCTGTGCCGAGTTTTTGCCTAAGTGCAAGTAGCTTGCCCGAGCAAGTTGATAGCCTAACCGAGCAGTGGCTCCGCATAGAAAGACAAACGCGCGAGTTAGAAAATGATTGGCGACAAACAGAGCCAACACTTAAGCAGCGCATTGCACTCTTACAAGCTGAAAAAGCGCAGCTTTCCGAGATACTGTCACAAAGTAAGCAAACTGGCACTGATGTAGAAAAGAAACGCGAGGCATTGCTTGCACAACAGAATACGCTAGAAGCTGAACAACACGCATTAGAACAAACACTCGCGCCTTTGTATTCTGTGTTAAATAGCATTTATCCTACTTTGCCAGAACTTATTCAACAGCGCTGGGACAGTGAAAGCGAAGTGCTGACAAGCGACGCCACTTCTTCACAACAACTTCAAGTCGCGTTGGCGCAGCTTTCTTCTCTTCAAACATTCAATTCGGCCATTACCGTTCATGAAAGCATCATGAAAACTCCTGATAACAAAATGGTAATGATGAAGCAGCTTTACTTGGGCAGCCAATATGCTTGGTTTTCAAATAGCGATGGTCAATATCAGGGGTGGGGAAGTAGTCTCTCTGGGCAATGGCAGTGGACATTCAGCGCCTCAAAAGACGGTCAACTAGATGATATTTTGACCGCCATTTCGATTTATGAAAAGCAGCATCAGCCCGATTATGTCACGCTTCCATTGGATTTAAATAGGGCCGAATTATGA
- a CDS encoding alpha/beta hydrolase — translation MKYLMHVAFLSVVISLSSVANEITMPQTALPPPSDTSSQFKHAITQFPVPTVEEAIAATPQTVEQWRDYIQQRNADQKKKIKKMRKQFNVHVELLDIAGVKVRKITPESLSEEFKDKVYIDVHGGAYVLFGGLPSIEEGILIAHRLGIVVLSVDYRMPPSSPAPAALLDVVAVYKDVLTSYSADNIFVGGTSAGGGLILAVTQQLIKDDIASPRALYAGTPWADLTKTGDTLFTNEGVDRILVTYDGQLASAAKLYASGKPLDDASISPLYGSFEGFPPTLLLTGTRDMFLSDTVRVNRKIRDAGGDTVLEVFEGMSHADYLIAYETPESIAAYRAIKQFFSQHTALSN, via the coding sequence ATGAAATACCTAATGCACGTAGCATTTCTTTCTGTCGTTATTTCACTCTCATCAGTTGCTAACGAGATTACAATGCCCCAAACAGCGCTTCCCCCTCCCAGTGATACCAGCAGTCAGTTTAAACATGCGATCACGCAATTTCCTGTACCAACGGTTGAAGAGGCAATTGCAGCGACACCGCAAACTGTCGAGCAATGGCGAGACTACATACAACAGCGAAACGCCGACCAGAAAAAAAAGATTAAGAAAATGCGCAAGCAGTTCAACGTACACGTTGAGTTACTCGATATTGCAGGTGTGAAAGTACGTAAAATCACGCCTGAATCCTTATCTGAAGAATTTAAAGATAAGGTTTACATTGACGTACATGGCGGTGCCTATGTACTTTTTGGCGGATTGCCGAGTATAGAAGAAGGCATTCTAATCGCTCACAGGCTCGGAATTGTGGTATTAAGTGTAGATTATCGCATGCCTCCTTCGTCACCGGCTCCCGCTGCATTACTCGATGTCGTTGCGGTGTATAAAGACGTGCTTACTTCATATAGTGCCGATAATATTTTTGTCGGTGGTACTTCAGCTGGTGGAGGTTTGATTTTAGCTGTAACTCAGCAACTCATTAAAGATGACATAGCATCACCACGTGCACTTTATGCTGGCACTCCATGGGCTGACCTAACGAAAACGGGCGATACATTATTTACTAATGAAGGTGTCGATCGCATTTTAGTGACCTATGACGGGCAGTTGGCCTCTGCTGCAAAACTTTATGCATCAGGTAAACCGCTTGATGACGCAAGCATATCGCCGCTTTATGGCAGCTTTGAAGGATTTCCTCCTACCCTTCTCCTCACTGGAACCCGGGATATGTTCTTAAGCGATACGGTAAGAGTTAATCGCAAAATTCGTGATGCAGGTGGTGATACCGTGCTGGAGGTCTTCGAGGGCATGTCACATGCTGACTATCTTATTGCTTATGAAACACCTGAATCCATAGCGGCCTATCGCGCCATCAAGCAGTTTTTTAGTCAGCACACAGCATTAAGCAACTAA
- a CDS encoding TraB/GumN family protein: MKRFSLRNMVLALSVALTSLSLMANDVNSATTSVWQVSKGEDIVYVGGTIHLLPASEFPLPDVFTATYENADTVVFEAQLPDPTDLVAQQKMMAAVAYRNGRTLKDELSAETYAALDKYLSAFGATADQIAGFKPGMVATMLVAMEAQRNQLAGEGVDAYFTRLAKRDGKPSEYLESVEFQIQMLANMGEGEEDRFIAQTLETLPELNSTLQDTINAWRVGNTAQLNELVIETFKQESPASFDELFTNRNQNWVPLIEAMFGDDDLEFVLVGAGHLVGEDNVLTLLQEKGYRVKQL; the protein is encoded by the coding sequence ATGAAACGCTTTTCTTTGCGCAATATGGTACTCGCTTTGAGTGTTGCGTTAACATCGTTATCACTTATGGCCAACGACGTTAATAGCGCAACTACGTCTGTATGGCAGGTGTCGAAGGGCGAGGACATTGTGTATGTCGGTGGCACAATACACTTACTGCCTGCGTCAGAATTCCCTTTACCTGACGTATTTACAGCAACATACGAAAACGCTGACACTGTGGTGTTTGAAGCACAATTACCAGACCCGACAGACCTTGTAGCACAACAAAAGATGATGGCCGCTGTGGCATACCGTAATGGGCGAACACTTAAGGATGAGCTGTCGGCAGAAACCTACGCAGCATTGGACAAGTACCTAAGCGCGTTTGGCGCAACAGCTGATCAAATAGCGGGCTTTAAGCCGGGCATGGTGGCGACGATGTTAGTTGCTATGGAAGCTCAGCGCAATCAACTGGCTGGAGAAGGAGTAGATGCCTATTTTACCCGACTCGCGAAGCGCGACGGAAAGCCAAGTGAATACTTAGAGTCAGTAGAATTTCAAATTCAAATGCTTGCCAACATGGGAGAAGGCGAAGAAGACCGCTTCATTGCTCAGACCTTAGAGACCCTACCTGAGCTTAATTCAACGCTGCAAGACACCATTAACGCTTGGCGCGTTGGAAACACAGCGCAGTTAAACGAACTGGTAATAGAAACCTTCAAGCAAGAATCACCGGCATCGTTTGATGAGCTGTTTACAAATCGCAATCAAAACTGGGTACCGCTTATCGAAGCCATGTTTGGTGACGATGACCTTGAATTTGTTCTCGTTGGCGCAGGACATCTAGTAGGAGAGGACAACGTACTTACCCTGTTACAAGAAAAAGGCTACAGAGTAAAACAGTTATAA
- a CDS encoding CBU_0592 family membrane protein, which translates to MQSLLFEVAGIIGVTFIVSAYLLLNMQRLTSTSLTYLWLNTVGASLVILSLLNTFNLAAFVLELFWLVISFVGLIRRKKTVASIK; encoded by the coding sequence ATGCAGTCTTTGCTTTTTGAAGTGGCAGGCATAATAGGAGTAACTTTTATTGTGTCTGCTTATTTATTACTTAATATGCAGAGATTAACCTCAACTAGTCTGACTTACTTGTGGTTGAATACTGTGGGTGCATCGCTAGTAATTTTGTCGTTGCTAAACACTTTCAATCTGGCAGCATTTGTTCTCGAATTGTTTTGGCTAGTCATCAGTTTCGTTGGCCTAATACGAAGGAAAAAAACTGTGGCGTCCATCAAATAG
- a CDS encoding carboxymuconolactone decarboxylase family protein, which produces MFKQFDETSAPEASKPFLANTKSSFGMIPNLEKTMAGEPTLLSVYSFAWDKFSETPLNPIEQQVVYQTVNFENECNYCVPWHTVLSKKVKMPEEVNSALREGIKLPDEKLEALSTFARLLIHNRGKITQGQMDAFMSHGYQEKHALSVILGIAIKTMSNFTNSIAQTPLDKEVEPFRWEKPTLGI; this is translated from the coding sequence ATGTTCAAACAATTCGATGAAACTAGCGCGCCAGAAGCTTCAAAACCATTCTTAGCTAATACTAAAAGTTCCTTTGGTATGATACCAAATCTAGAGAAGACAATGGCAGGGGAGCCGACATTATTATCAGTCTACTCATTTGCGTGGGACAAATTCAGTGAGACACCACTTAACCCAATTGAACAGCAAGTAGTGTATCAAACCGTTAATTTCGAGAATGAATGCAATTATTGCGTACCATGGCATACAGTCTTGTCAAAAAAAGTAAAAATGCCTGAGGAGGTAAATTCGGCTTTACGTGAAGGAATTAAATTACCTGACGAAAAACTTGAAGCCTTGTCCACTTTTGCTCGATTGCTCATTCACAACAGAGGCAAGATCACACAAGGGCAAATGGATGCATTTATGTCACATGGTTACCAAGAGAAACATGCTTTGTCAGTCATTCTTGGTATTGCAATAAAAACCATGAGTAATTTCACCAACTCAATTGCTCAGACTCCATTAGACAAAGAAGTGGAACCGTTCAGGTGGGAAAAACCCACATTGGGTATCTAA
- a CDS encoding winged helix-turn-helix transcriptional regulator, which produces MSCKWSHTLLKLIASNVHRPGELQKNIADISVKVMNESLLRLVKYKMLTKTLYNEVPPRVEYKLTSLGKDALSLLNDTHELRKKYEALGDD; this is translated from the coding sequence ATGTCGTGCAAGTGGAGTCATACATTACTTAAGTTGATTGCTAGTAACGTGCACAGACCAGGTGAGTTACAAAAAAATATTGCAGATATATCTGTCAAAGTGATGAATGAGAGTTTGTTGCGACTAGTTAAATACAAAATGCTCACGAAAACACTGTATAACGAAGTTCCTCCAAGAGTTGAATACAAACTTACATCTTTGGGAAAAGATGCGCTGAGCTTGCTGAACGATACTCATGAGCTAAGAAAAAAATATGAGGCTTTAGGGGACGATTAG
- the tuf gene encoding elongation factor Tu has protein sequence MAKEKFERTKPHVNVGTIGHVDHGKTTLTAAITTVLSKTYGGNAQAFDQIDNAPEEKARGITISTSHVEYDTPTRHYAHVDCPGHADYVKNMITGAAQMDGGILVVAATDGPMPQTREHILLGRQVGIPYIIVFMNKCDMVDDEELLELVEMEVRELLNEYEFPGDDLPVIQGSALKALEGDPEWEKKIIELGEALDSYIPEPERAIDKPFILPIEDVFSISGRGTVVTGRVEQGIVKVGEEVEIVGIKETTKTTCTGVEMFRKLLDEGRAGENVGVLLRGTKRDEVERGQVLAKPGSITPHVNFEAEVYVLSKDEGGRHTPFFKGYRPQFYFRTTDVTGAVELPEGVEMVMPGDNLKFKVELIAPIAMEEGLRFAIREGGRTVGAGVVSKILD, from the coding sequence ATGGCAAAAGAAAAGTTTGAACGTACGAAACCCCACGTAAACGTGGGTACAATCGGCCACGTTGACCACGGTAAAACTACCCTAACTGCAGCAATCACTACAGTTCTTTCTAAGACTTACGGTGGTAACGCACAGGCTTTCGATCAAATCGATAACGCGCCTGAAGAAAAAGCACGTGGTATCACCATCTCTACTTCACACGTAGAATACGATACTCCTACTCGTCACTACGCACACGTAGACTGCCCAGGACACGCTGATTACGTTAAAAACATGATCACTGGTGCTGCTCAGATGGACGGTGGTATCCTAGTAGTAGCTGCGACTGATGGTCCTATGCCACAGACTCGTGAGCACATCCTACTTGGTCGTCAGGTTGGTATTCCTTACATCATCGTATTCATGAACAAGTGTGACATGGTTGATGATGAAGAGCTTCTAGAGCTAGTAGAAATGGAAGTTCGTGAACTTCTTAACGAATACGAATTCCCAGGTGATGACCTACCAGTTATCCAAGGTTCAGCTCTTAAAGCGCTTGAAGGCGACCCAGAGTGGGAAAAGAAAATCATCGAGCTTGGTGAAGCGCTTGATTCATACATCCCAGAGCCAGAGCGTGCAATCGACAAGCCGTTCATCCTTCCAATCGAAGACGTATTCTCAATCTCAGGCCGTGGTACTGTTGTAACTGGTCGTGTAGAGCAAGGTATCGTTAAAGTTGGTGAAGAAGTAGAAATCGTAGGTATCAAAGAAACTACTAAGACTACTTGTACTGGTGTTGAGATGTTCCGTAAGCTTCTTGACGAAGGCCGCGCGGGTGAGAACGTTGGTGTTCTTCTACGTGGTACTAAGCGTGACGAAGTTGAGCGTGGTCAAGTACTAGCTAAGCCTGGTTCAATCACTCCACACGTTAACTTCGAAGCAGAAGTATACGTACTGTCTAAAGATGAAGGTGGCCGTCATACTCCATTCTTCAAAGGCTACCGTCCACAGTTCTACTTCCGTACAACTGACGTAACTGGTGCTGTAGAGCTTCCAGAAGGCGTAGAAATGGTAATGCCTGGTGACAACCTTAAATTCAAAGTTGAGCTAATTGCTCCGATCGCGATGGAAGAAGGTCTTCGTTTCGCAATCCGTGAAGGTGGTCGTACAGTAGGTGCTGGTGTTGTATCTAAGATCCTAGACTAA
- the fusA gene encoding elongation factor G, whose protein sequence is MPRKTSIERYRNIGIVAHVDAGKTTTTERVLFYTGLSHKIGEVHDGAATMDWMEQEQERGITITSAATTCFWSGMEQQFDQHRINIIDTPGHVDFTIEVERSLRVLDGAVVVFCGSSGVEPQSETVWRQADKYQVPRLVFVNKMDRAGADFERVVGQIRKRLGANCVPIQINMGAEENFHGVIDLVKMKAINWNEDDMGMTFTYEDIPAEYLDTAEQYRTEMIEAAAEASDELMDKYLEGEELTEEEIRLGLRKRTLNNEIVLATCGSAFKNKGVQAVLDAVIQYLPSPTEVKAITGVLDDKDETEAERHSSDDEPFSALAFKIATDPFVGTLTFFRCYSGVVNTGDTVYNPVKGKRERFGRIVQMHAKDREEIKEVRAGDIAAAIGLKDVTTGDTLCDPNHVITLERMEFPEPVISIAVEPKSQADQEKMGIALSKLAAEDPSFKVKTDDETGQTIISGMGELHLDIIVDRMKREFKVECNVGNPQVAYRETLRKNVEVEGKFVRQSGGRGQFGHVWLRIEPQEEGAGYEFVNEIVGGVVPKEFIPAVDKGIQEQMRSGVLAGYPVLDVKVTLFDGSYHDVDSSEMAFKIAGSMGFKKGAAEANPVLLEPTMKVEVTTPEDWMGDVVGDLNRRRGMIEGMEDGVAGVKIIRAKVPLSEMFGYATDLRSQTQGRASYSMEFFNYSEAPNNVAQAIIESRI, encoded by the coding sequence ATGCCTCGTAAGACCTCGATTGAGCGTTATCGCAATATTGGTATTGTGGCTCACGTGGACGCGGGTAAAACCACGACCACAGAGCGTGTTCTGTTTTATACAGGACTGTCTCACAAAATCGGTGAAGTGCACGATGGTGCTGCTACCATGGACTGGATGGAGCAAGAGCAGGAGCGTGGTATTACTATCACGTCTGCTGCAACGACTTGTTTCTGGTCTGGTATGGAGCAACAGTTCGATCAACACAGGATCAACATCATCGACACCCCTGGACACGTAGACTTTACTATTGAAGTAGAGCGTTCATTACGTGTGCTAGACGGTGCGGTAGTGGTTTTCTGTGGGTCTTCTGGGGTAGAACCTCAATCAGAGACAGTCTGGCGACAGGCTGACAAATATCAAGTGCCACGCCTAGTGTTCGTTAATAAGATGGACCGGGCTGGCGCTGATTTTGAACGTGTTGTGGGTCAAATCCGCAAGCGTTTAGGCGCAAACTGTGTTCCGATTCAAATCAACATGGGCGCTGAAGAGAATTTCCATGGCGTCATCGACCTCGTGAAGATGAAAGCCATCAACTGGAATGAAGACGACATGGGTATGACATTTACCTATGAAGACATTCCGGCTGAATATTTAGATACCGCTGAGCAGTACCGCACCGAAATGATCGAAGCGGCTGCTGAGGCATCAGACGAGCTAATGGACAAGTACTTGGAAGGCGAAGAGCTGACCGAGGAAGAAATCCGTTTAGGCCTTCGTAAGCGTACACTGAACAACGAAATTGTTCTTGCCACTTGTGGCAGTGCCTTCAAAAACAAAGGTGTTCAGGCTGTACTAGACGCTGTTATTCAATATCTTCCTTCTCCTACTGAAGTTAAAGCCATTACAGGTGTGCTTGACGATAAAGATGAGACAGAAGCAGAGCGTCATTCAAGCGACGATGAGCCGTTCTCGGCACTTGCATTCAAAATAGCGACCGACCCGTTTGTGGGAACGCTTACGTTCTTCCGTTGTTATTCTGGTGTGGTTAACACCGGTGACACGGTTTATAACCCTGTTAAAGGCAAGCGTGAACGTTTTGGTCGTATCGTGCAAATGCACGCGAAAGACCGTGAAGAAATTAAAGAAGTACGCGCAGGTGACATCGCTGCGGCCATTGGCCTTAAAGATGTTACTACCGGTGATACGCTTTGTGATCCAAATCACGTTATCACATTGGAACGTATGGAATTCCCAGAGCCGGTAATTTCAATTGCGGTTGAGCCTAAGTCTCAAGCTGACCAAGAGAAGATGGGCATTGCCCTAAGTAAGCTTGCGGCAGAAGATCCGTCGTTTAAAGTGAAAACTGACGACGAGACTGGTCAAACGATTATCTCTGGTATGGGTGAACTTCACCTTGATATCATTGTCGACCGCATGAAGCGCGAATTCAAAGTTGAATGTAACGTAGGTAACCCTCAGGTTGCCTATCGCGAAACCCTTCGTAAAAACGTTGAAGTTGAAGGGAAGTTCGTTCGTCAGTCTGGCGGCCGTGGCCAATTTGGTCATGTATGGTTACGCATTGAGCCTCAAGAAGAAGGGGCTGGCTACGAATTTGTGAACGAAATCGTCGGTGGTGTGGTACCAAAAGAGTTCATTCCAGCGGTCGATAAAGGAATTCAGGAGCAGATGCGAAGTGGTGTTCTTGCAGGGTATCCGGTACTTGATGTTAAGGTTACGTTGTTTGATGGTTCATACCACGATGTTGACTCTTCTGAAATGGCGTTTAAGATCGCCGGCTCTATGGGTTTCAAAAAAGGCGCCGCAGAAGCAAATCCGGTGTTACTTGAACCCACAATGAAAGTTGAAGTGACTACTCCAGAGGATTGGATGGGTGACGTTGTTGGTGACCTTAACCGTCGTCGCGGCATGATCGAAGGTATGGAAGATGGCGTAGCAGGTGTTAAAATAATACGTGCAAAAGTGCCGCTTTCAGAAATGTTTGGGTACGCAACTGATTTGCGTTCACAAACACAAGGTCGTGCTTCATACTCTATGGAGTTCTTCAATTATTCTGAGGCGCCTAACAATGTGGCGCAGGCTATTATTGAATCTAGAATTTAA
- the rpsG gene encoding 30S ribosomal protein S7 has product MPRRRVVGQRKILPEPKFGSQLLAKFMNVVMLDGKKSVAEKIVYGALDIVAEKTGKAHLDIFEEALDNIRPTVEVKSRRVGGSTYQVPVEVRPVRRNALGMRWMVEAARKRGEKSMAQRLAAEMLDAADNKGSAVKKREDVHRMAEANKAFAHYRW; this is encoded by the coding sequence ATGCCAAGAAGAAGAGTCGTAGGTCAACGTAAAATCCTACCAGAGCCAAAATTTGGTTCACAACTGCTTGCGAAATTCATGAATGTCGTAATGCTCGACGGCAAAAAGTCAGTCGCTGAAAAAATCGTTTACGGTGCGCTTGATATTGTTGCTGAAAAAACCGGCAAAGCACACCTAGATATCTTCGAGGAAGCGCTTGATAACATCCGCCCAACAGTAGAGGTTAAGTCTCGTCGTGTTGGTGGTTCAACTTATCAGGTTCCAGTTGAAGTACGTCCAGTTCGTCGTAACGCGCTAGGTATGCGTTGGATGGTTGAAGCTGCACGTAAACGTGGCGAAAAGTCTATGGCACAACGCCTAGCGGCTGAAATGCTAGACGCAGCAGATAACAAAGGTTCAGCGGTTAAGAAACGTGAAGACGTTCACCGTATGGCCGAAGCAAACAAAGCGTTTGCTCACTACCGTTGGTAA
- the rpsL gene encoding 30S ribosomal protein S12 has translation MATVNQLVRKPRRKPVEKSNVAALQACPQRRGVCTRVYTTTPKKPNSALRKVCRVRLTNGFEVSSYIGGEGHNLQEHSVVLIRGGRVKDLPGVRYHTVRGTLDCAGVNDRKQARSKYGAKKPKS, from the coding sequence ATGGCAACAGTTAACCAGTTAGTGCGCAAGCCGCGTAGAAAGCCCGTTGAAAAAAGCAACGTAGCTGCTCTACAAGCTTGTCCACAAAGACGTGGTGTATGTACTCGTGTATATACTACTACGCCTAAGAAACCAAACTCTGCACTACGTAAAGTATGTCGTGTACGTCTAACTAACGGTTTTGAAGTTTCTTCATACATCGGTGGTGAAGGTCACAACCTACAAGAGCACAGTGTAGTACTTATCCGTGGTGGTCGTGTTAAAGATCTACCAGGTGTTCGTTATCACACAGTTCGCGGTACTCTTGACTGCGCAGGTGTAAACGATCGTAAACAAGCCCGTTCTAAGTACGGCGCGAAGAAGCCTAAGTCTTAA